From a region of the Dyella jiangningensis genome:
- a CDS encoding pseudouridine synthase, protein MKLVKLIANLGYGSRKDVAMMFREGRVTDPDGEVLYADDKVPHEHIRIDDEPLDPPAGLVLMMNKPLGATCSRKDQGRVVYDLLPPRYRVRDPALSTVGRLDRDTSGLLLFTDDGGLLHRIISPRAQVAKVYEATLANDLRGDEGAVFASGMLMLESEKEPLEPATLEVLEPRRARLTLTEGRYHQVRRMFAAVGNHVETLARVSVGALTLGDLAAGQWRALDQDDVAKIFAPPSRD, encoded by the coding sequence ATGAAACTGGTGAAGCTGATTGCCAATCTTGGCTACGGCAGCCGCAAGGACGTGGCCATGATGTTCCGCGAAGGCCGTGTCACCGATCCGGACGGCGAAGTGCTCTACGCCGACGACAAGGTGCCCCACGAGCACATCCGCATCGACGACGAACCGCTCGATCCGCCGGCGGGCCTCGTGCTGATGATGAACAAGCCGCTGGGCGCCACCTGTTCGCGCAAGGATCAGGGACGCGTGGTGTATGACTTGTTGCCGCCACGCTACCGCGTGCGTGATCCGGCGCTGTCGACGGTGGGCCGGCTCGATCGCGATACGTCCGGGCTGTTGCTGTTCACCGATGACGGCGGCCTGCTGCATCGGATCATTTCGCCACGCGCGCAGGTGGCGAAGGTCTACGAAGCAACCCTGGCCAACGATCTCCGCGGCGACGAAGGCGCCGTGTTCGCCAGCGGCATGCTGATGCTCGAATCGGAAAAGGAACCGCTGGAGCCGGCCACGCTCGAAGTGCTGGAGCCGCGGCGCGCGCGATTGACCTTGACGGAGGGGCGCTACCACCAGGTGCGACGCATGTTCGCCGCCGTGGGCAATCACGTGGAGACGCTGGCGCGTGTCTCGGTGGGAGCGCTGACGCTGGGAGATCTTGCGGCGGGGCAATGGCGCGCGCTCGACCAGGACGATGTGGCGAAAATCTTTGCGCCGCCGTCGCGAGATTGA
- a CDS encoding class I SAM-dependent methyltransferase: MTSAVFSTAPDAALEALFVPFETGALAWPADGRVLFLRARDGFRLREMARPGWVCEQSFKPFAEALQRSGLRLAEHGDAGRFSLVMLLPPRQRDEARALFAQALERVAPGGVVLAAVPNAEGAKSAEGDLMRLAGAVQQLSKHKCRVFWTSPLHERVDGELLASWRAFDAPQRNDAGYVSRPGLFAWDRVDAASALLADHLPADLAGHVADLGAGYGYLSTQLIRRCPAVTAIDLYEAEARALEPARLNLEDAQRESDRHVEVALHWHDVTQGLGHRYDVIVSNPPFHQGREDLPALGRAFIQTAAEALRPHGRLWLVANRHLPYEATLASRFADVRTVTVQEGFKVIEARGVHA; this comes from the coding sequence GTGACGTCCGCCGTCTTCTCCACTGCTCCCGATGCGGCACTGGAAGCCTTGTTCGTGCCCTTCGAAACCGGCGCGCTGGCTTGGCCGGCGGACGGGCGCGTGCTTTTCCTGCGGGCGCGCGACGGTTTCCGGCTGCGCGAAATGGCGCGGCCCGGCTGGGTCTGCGAGCAGAGTTTCAAGCCGTTCGCCGAGGCCCTGCAGCGCAGCGGGTTGCGCCTGGCCGAGCATGGCGATGCCGGGCGGTTTTCGCTGGTGATGTTGCTGCCGCCCCGGCAACGCGATGAAGCACGCGCCTTGTTCGCACAGGCCCTGGAGCGCGTCGCTCCCGGTGGCGTGGTGCTGGCCGCGGTGCCGAACGCGGAAGGCGCCAAGTCGGCCGAAGGCGATCTGATGCGCCTGGCCGGCGCGGTGCAGCAGCTTTCCAAGCACAAATGCCGGGTGTTCTGGACGTCGCCACTGCATGAGCGCGTCGATGGCGAATTGCTGGCTTCCTGGCGGGCATTCGATGCACCGCAACGCAACGACGCCGGCTATGTGAGCCGGCCCGGCCTGTTCGCCTGGGATCGCGTCGATGCCGCGTCTGCCTTGCTGGCCGATCATCTGCCGGCGGACCTCGCCGGCCACGTTGCCGATCTCGGCGCAGGCTACGGTTATCTCTCCACGCAGCTGATCCGGCGGTGCCCGGCCGTGACTGCCATCGACCTGTACGAAGCGGAAGCACGCGCGCTGGAGCCGGCTCGGCTCAACCTGGAAGACGCGCAGCGCGAATCCGACAGGCACGTGGAGGTGGCGTTGCATTGGCACGACGTCACCCAGGGCCTGGGCCATCGGTACGACGTCATCGTCAGCAATCCGCCGTTCCATCAAGGGCGCGAAGACCTGCCTGCGCTGGGACGCGCCTTCATCCAGACTGCCGCCGAAGCGCTGCGTCCGCACGGACGCCTCTGGCTGGTGGCGAACCGGCATCTCCCTTATGAGGCAACGCTCGCGTCACGTTTCGCCGATGTGCGCACCGTGACGGTGCAGGAAGGATTCAAGGTGATCGAAGCTCGCGGAGTGCACGCATGA
- a CDS encoding pseudouridine synthase, with protein sequence MPDPIAASTLQLPPGPWATVLDALCARFPQIGREQWLDRFARGRVQDEAGAPLAADMPHRAGLCVRYFREVDDEAVIPFQETLLHVDAHLVVVDKPHFLPVTPAGGFVEETLLNRLVRKLGNHDLVPLHRIDRHTAGLVMFSAHPSSRAAYQSLFPRRRIDKHYEAWAPPLSGLAFPHAHRSRIEHGEPFFRMREVEGEPNSETRIDVIERAGLHWRYALQPVTGRKHQLRVHMASLGAPILHDPFYPELAEPAPDDHARPLQLLAKRLSFVDPLNGRQREFVSELELVRPE encoded by the coding sequence ATGCCCGATCCCATCGCCGCCAGCACCCTGCAACTGCCACCCGGGCCATGGGCGACGGTGCTGGATGCCTTGTGCGCCCGCTTTCCGCAGATCGGCCGCGAGCAGTGGCTGGACCGCTTCGCCCGCGGCAGGGTGCAGGACGAAGCCGGTGCGCCGCTGGCGGCGGACATGCCGCACCGGGCTGGCTTGTGCGTGCGCTATTTCCGCGAGGTGGATGACGAGGCGGTCATTCCCTTCCAGGAAACGCTGCTGCACGTCGATGCGCATCTGGTGGTGGTCGACAAGCCCCATTTCCTGCCGGTGACGCCGGCGGGCGGCTTCGTGGAGGAAACGCTGCTGAACCGGTTGGTGCGCAAGCTGGGCAATCATGACCTCGTGCCGCTGCACCGCATCGATCGCCACACGGCAGGCCTGGTGATGTTTTCCGCGCATCCCTCCAGTCGCGCTGCCTATCAGTCGCTCTTTCCCCGGCGCCGCATCGACAAGCATTACGAGGCGTGGGCGCCGCCATTGTCCGGGCTGGCGTTTCCGCATGCGCATCGGTCGCGGATCGAACATGGCGAGCCGTTCTTTCGCATGCGTGAAGTCGAAGGTGAACCCAACAGCGAGACGCGGATCGACGTGATCGAGCGCGCGGGCCTTCACTGGCGCTATGCGCTGCAACCGGTTACGGGCAGGAAGCACCAGTTGAGGGTGCACATGGCCAGCCTCGGCGCACCGATTCTGCATGATCCGTTTTATCCGGAGCTGGCCGAGCCGGCGCCGGACGATCATGCAAGGCCGCTGCAGCTGCTGGCGAAGAGGCTGTCTTTCGTCGACCCATTGAACGGCAGGCAGCGCGAATTCGTCAGCGAGCTGGAATTGGTGCGACCGGAGTAG
- a CDS encoding S1 family peptidase, which translates to MTTTKLRRIRRTAVLLACLALAPALRAATLDPAELPHVQAATFEVVIPKPVNDPLTYERPLPLDQLPFQQRNDKYYSVGTAFALGDNHFVTAGHVLSLGIDSLMGEPALRDASGHVFAIDKVTRFSLQQDFVEFTLKDPPKVTPLEPNTHATMNDVVYAVGNALGTGIVIRDGLYTSQTPEEEDGRWQWMRFSAAASPGNSGGPLLDKDGKVVGVVLMKSPDENLNYALPIDFVLKAPANLAVADTRGLYQLDVIDSKQSGRFKTEFPLPKSFADFSAAFQKAYNASADRQLHDLLAENASTMFPKGAGSARLLHTGSNLDAFPTLLHRSSNGTWVIAGTNETKSTLAHNGFVAKAAVGSQLMFHMRKPDDISSKQLYGDSKLFMDLLLKAAPLQRHVGAEQVKVTSLGKPSVEHVYTDAYQRRWQVREWPMAYDNSVLIAFLLPVPDGYAAMMRIAPAKNEHEEMGDLKALTDFVYLAYSGTLAQWKDFLANTELLPSVLTDIAIRFDYGTDFRYRSRRLGFAYTPELQKIDQNSQLVLGMSYFEDRGKVVWDVSNVVVKSNVDNAERISFNRHIAPSDELDDSYRNSWGKIVQRSHPDDGVPYSENDMTYIGTVGGTPVSAQAQPGVLYTAFYGVDGPRPEDTMKGKLNLLMKDVQISEH; encoded by the coding sequence GTGACCACAACGAAGCTCCGGCGGATTCGGCGTACCGCCGTCTTGCTCGCCTGCCTGGCCCTTGCACCGGCACTGCGCGCCGCCACGCTCGATCCCGCCGAACTGCCGCATGTGCAGGCCGCGACGTTCGAGGTGGTGATTCCCAAACCGGTGAACGATCCGCTCACCTACGAACGGCCGCTGCCGCTGGACCAGCTGCCGTTCCAGCAGCGCAACGACAAGTATTACTCGGTCGGCACGGCCTTCGCGCTGGGCGACAACCATTTCGTCACCGCCGGCCACGTCCTCTCGCTGGGCATCGACAGCCTGATGGGCGAACCGGCGTTGCGCGATGCGAGCGGCCATGTGTTCGCCATCGACAAGGTCACGCGCTTCTCGCTGCAACAGGATTTCGTCGAATTCACGCTGAAGGACCCGCCGAAGGTCACCCCGCTGGAACCCAATACCCACGCGACCATGAACGACGTGGTCTATGCCGTGGGCAACGCGCTCGGTACCGGCATCGTGATCCGCGATGGCCTGTACACCTCGCAGACGCCCGAGGAGGAAGACGGACGCTGGCAGTGGATGCGCTTCTCCGCCGCCGCATCGCCGGGCAACAGCGGTGGTCCATTGCTGGACAAGGACGGCAAGGTCGTCGGCGTGGTGTTGATGAAGTCGCCCGACGAAAACCTCAACTACGCCCTGCCCATCGACTTCGTGCTCAAGGCCCCAGCCAACCTCGCGGTGGCGGACACGCGCGGGCTCTATCAACTGGACGTGATCGACAGCAAGCAGTCCGGCCGGTTCAAGACGGAATTTCCGCTGCCCAAGAGCTTTGCGGATTTCAGCGCGGCCTTCCAGAAGGCCTACAACGCGAGCGCCGACCGGCAGCTGCACGATCTGCTGGCGGAGAACGCCAGCACGATGTTCCCCAAGGGCGCAGGCTCCGCGCGCCTGTTGCATACGGGCTCCAACCTCGATGCCTTCCCCACCCTGCTCCATCGCAGCAGCAACGGCACCTGGGTCATCGCCGGCACCAATGAAACCAAGAGCACGCTCGCGCACAACGGCTTTGTGGCCAAGGCGGCCGTCGGCAGCCAGTTGATGTTCCACATGCGCAAGCCCGATGACATCAGCAGCAAGCAGCTTTACGGCGATTCGAAGCTGTTCATGGACCTGCTGCTGAAGGCCGCGCCGCTGCAGCGCCACGTGGGCGCCGAGCAGGTGAAGGTGACCTCGCTGGGCAAGCCATCGGTCGAGCACGTGTACACCGATGCCTACCAGCGTCGCTGGCAGGTGCGCGAATGGCCGATGGCCTACGACAATTCCGTGTTGATCGCCTTCCTGCTGCCCGTGCCGGATGGTTATGCAGCGATGATGCGCATCGCACCCGCCAAGAACGAACACGAGGAGATGGGCGACCTCAAGGCGCTCACCGACTTCGTCTATCTCGCCTACAGCGGCACGCTGGCGCAGTGGAAGGACTTCCTTGCGAACACCGAGCTGCTGCCCTCGGTGCTCACGGACATCGCCATCCGCTTCGACTATGGCACCGACTTCCGCTACCGCTCGCGGCGCCTGGGTTTTGCCTATACGCCGGAGCTGCAGAAGATCGACCAGAACAGCCAGCTGGTGCTCGGCATGTCCTATTTCGAGGACCGCGGCAAAGTGGTGTGGGACGTCAGCAACGTGGTGGTGAAGTCCAACGTCGACAACGCCGAGCGCATCAGCTTCAACCGCCACATCGCGCCGAGCGACGAGCTGGACGACAGCTATCGCAACTCCTGGGGCAAGATCGTGCAGCGCAGCCATCCTGACGACGGCGTGCCCTACAGCGAAAACGACATGACCTACATCGGCACCGTCGGCGGCACGCCGGTATCGGCACAGGCCCAGCCGGGCGTGCTGTACACGGCGTTCTACGGCGTGGACGGGCCGCGACCGGAAGACACCATGAAGGGCAAGCTCAACCTGCTGATGAAGGACGTGCAGATCAGCGAGCATTGA
- a CDS encoding multidrug effflux MFS transporter produces the protein MTFTPRPVRRSLPWLLAGLSMIGPFSIDAVFPAFPLIGSHFGVDSTQLQQMISMYLITYAVMSLFHGAIADAIGRKPVIVAGMVVYSLASAGAAMSTSYTMLLTCRALQGVCAGAGLVVGRAIVRDSLEGAAAQQLMSRVMMIFSVAPVIAPIVGAQLLFLNGWHGIFWVLMGFTLMLSVALMLFLEETHPPAARTSFHLGDLVRGYLSFGQDRVFWPLLISLSVNFAGLFLYISSAPHIVRDLLHLSAQGFPWLFLPVVGGLVMGAWLSGRLASRRSVVFTVNLGYGALLAACALHVLIALVTTDPVLPWSVLPLVLHGVGVQLAFPTLTLLLLDRFPHRRGGASSVQAFCSLLLCAFIAGVMSPMLSGRMLYLALGASTLTLVGWWSWRWYQRLTPRSPPAPRVPAVEVELQEEAS, from the coding sequence ATGACTTTTACCCCGCGCCCCGTCCGGCGCAGCCTGCCGTGGCTGCTGGCGGGTCTGTCGATGATCGGTCCGTTCTCGATCGACGCCGTGTTCCCGGCGTTCCCGCTGATCGGCAGCCACTTCGGGGTGGACAGCACGCAGCTGCAGCAGATGATCAGCATGTACCTGATCACCTATGCGGTGATGAGCCTGTTCCACGGCGCCATCGCCGATGCGATCGGTCGCAAGCCGGTGATCGTGGCGGGCATGGTGGTCTACTCGCTCGCCTCGGCCGGCGCGGCGATGTCCACCTCCTACACCATGCTGCTGACCTGTCGCGCCTTGCAGGGCGTGTGCGCCGGTGCAGGCCTAGTGGTCGGACGCGCCATCGTGCGCGACAGCCTGGAAGGCGCGGCTGCGCAGCAGCTGATGTCGCGCGTGATGATGATCTTCAGCGTGGCGCCGGTGATCGCACCGATCGTCGGTGCGCAGCTGCTGTTCCTCAACGGATGGCACGGCATCTTCTGGGTGCTGATGGGTTTCACGCTGATGCTGTCGGTGGCGCTGATGCTGTTTCTCGAGGAGACCCATCCGCCGGCGGCGCGTACGTCGTTCCACCTGGGCGACCTGGTGCGTGGCTACCTGAGTTTCGGGCAGGACCGCGTGTTCTGGCCGTTGCTGATCTCGCTGTCGGTGAATTTCGCCGGGCTGTTCCTCTACATCTCCTCGGCGCCGCACATCGTGCGCGACCTGCTGCACCTGTCGGCACAAGGGTTCCCGTGGTTGTTCCTGCCGGTGGTCGGCGGTCTGGTGATGGGCGCCTGGTTGTCCGGTCGCCTGGCCAGCCGGCGCAGCGTGGTGTTCACCGTCAACCTCGGCTACGGGGCGCTGCTGGCAGCCTGCGCGCTGCACGTGTTGATTGCGCTGGTGACCACGGACCCGGTGTTGCCATGGTCAGTGCTGCCGCTGGTGCTGCACGGCGTCGGCGTGCAGCTCGCGTTCCCGACACTGACGCTGCTCTTGCTGGATCGCTTTCCGCACCGGCGCGGTGGCGCATCTTCGGTGCAGGCGTTCTGCAGCCTGCTGCTGTGCGCGTTCATTGCGGGCGTGATGTCGCCGATGCTGTCCGGCCGCATGCTCTACCTCGCGCTGGGTGCGAGCACGCTGACCCTGGTCGGCTGGTGGTCATGGCGCTGGTACCAGCGCCTGACCCCGCGATCGCCACCGGCGCCGCGGGTGCCTGCGGTGGAAGTGGAGCTGCAGGAAGAGGCGTCGTGA
- the crcB gene encoding fluoride efflux transporter CrcB — protein sequence MGFTGFVAVGIGGALGCWLRWTLGVLFNPVFPTVPLGTLAANLLGGLLMGIVLGVFDHFQTLPPEVRLFAATGFLGGLTTFSTFSAESTTLLLRQQYLWFGGHLALHLAGSIAMTVSGIVLTRAVLRS from the coding sequence GTGGGCTTTACCGGTTTTGTGGCTGTTGGCATCGGGGGCGCGCTGGGCTGCTGGCTGCGCTGGACCCTGGGCGTGCTGTTCAACCCCGTCTTTCCCACCGTGCCGCTGGGCACGCTGGCCGCCAACCTGCTGGGCGGCCTGCTGATGGGCATCGTGCTGGGCGTGTTCGACCACTTCCAGACCCTGCCGCCGGAAGTGCGCCTGTTCGCGGCGACCGGCTTCCTTGGCGGGCTCACCACGTTCTCCACCTTCTCGGCCGAATCCACCACCCTGCTGCTGCGCCAGCAGTATCTTTGGTTCGGCGGGCACCTGGCCCTGCATCTGGCCGGATCCATCGCGATGACCGTCTCGGGCATCGTCCTCACCCGCGCCGTGCTACGCAGCTAG
- a CDS encoding DUF190 domain-containing protein: METQGVLISFYCHTRARHDGKLVYEWLLEHAKKHGIGGGSAFRAICGYGRHGVLHEEQFFELADDLAVKVEFLLNPQQAKTLLDTVRTIGVDAVYAMSPASFGTLGKNAVD, translated from the coding sequence ATGGAAACCCAGGGCGTTTTGATCAGTTTCTACTGCCACACGCGTGCGCGGCACGACGGCAAACTCGTCTACGAATGGTTGCTGGAACATGCGAAGAAGCATGGCATCGGCGGCGGCTCCGCCTTTCGCGCGATCTGCGGCTATGGCCGTCATGGCGTGCTGCACGAAGAGCAGTTCTTCGAACTGGCCGACGATCTCGCCGTGAAGGTGGAATTCCTGCTGAATCCACAGCAGGCCAAAACGCTGCTGGATACCGTGAGAACCATCGGCGTCGACGCAGTGTATGCAATGAGTCCCGCAAGCTTCGGTACGTTGGGCAAGAACGCCGTGGACTGA
- the cfa gene encoding cyclopropane fatty acyl phospholipid synthase — MSQDSLKSRAAALLEHAGIHLDGSAPTDLRVHDERLYARVFAHGSLGFGESYMDGWWDADDLPGMFTRMLRAHIDAELKTLDTLLAHFKARFINLQRGEHAFEIGKAHYDRGNDLFQAMLGKRLVYSCGYWAKAGNLDEAQFAKLDLICRKLNLQPGQRVLDIGCGWGEALKYAAENYGVEGVGVTVSQEQAEFARELCAGLPVEIRLQDYRELDEPFDAIFSIGMFEHVGALNYRTYFEVARRCLREDGLFLLHSIGSNSAPSRPDPWIEKYIFPNSMIPSAAQVTAALQDLFVVEDWHNFGADYDRTLTAWRANFDAAWPELSKRYDNRFRRMWHFYLSVSAAVFRSRRDQLWQLTLSPRGVLGGYRVPR, encoded by the coding sequence ATGAGCCAGGATTCACTGAAGTCACGCGCCGCCGCTCTGCTTGAGCATGCCGGCATCCATCTCGATGGTTCCGCGCCGACCGACCTGCGCGTGCATGATGAACGCCTCTACGCGCGCGTGTTTGCCCATGGTTCGCTGGGTTTCGGCGAAAGCTACATGGACGGCTGGTGGGACGCGGACGACCTGCCTGGCATGTTCACCCGCATGCTGCGCGCCCACATCGATGCCGAACTGAAGACGCTGGATACGCTGCTTGCCCACTTCAAGGCACGCTTCATCAACCTGCAGCGCGGCGAACATGCGTTCGAGATCGGCAAGGCCCACTACGACCGCGGCAACGACCTGTTTCAGGCCATGCTCGGCAAGCGCCTGGTGTATTCCTGCGGCTACTGGGCGAAGGCTGGCAACCTCGACGAGGCCCAGTTCGCCAAGCTCGACCTGATCTGCCGCAAGCTGAACCTGCAGCCTGGCCAGCGGGTGCTGGACATCGGCTGCGGCTGGGGCGAAGCACTCAAGTACGCCGCCGAGAACTACGGCGTGGAAGGCGTGGGCGTGACCGTGTCACAGGAGCAGGCCGAGTTCGCCCGCGAGCTGTGCGCCGGCCTGCCGGTGGAGATCCGCCTGCAGGACTACCGCGAACTGGACGAGCCCTTCGATGCGATCTTCTCCATCGGCATGTTCGAGCACGTCGGCGCACTCAACTACCGCACCTATTTCGAAGTGGCGCGTCGCTGCCTGCGCGAGGATGGCCTGTTCCTGCTGCATTCGATCGGCAGCAACAGCGCGCCCAGCCGGCCTGACCCGTGGATCGAGAAGTACATCTTCCCCAATTCGATGATTCCCTCCGCGGCACAGGTCACCGCCGCGCTGCAGGATCTGTTCGTGGTGGAAGACTGGCACAACTTCGGCGCCGACTACGACCGCACGCTCACCGCGTGGCGAGCCAACTTCGATGCCGCATGGCCCGAGCTATCCAAACGTTACGACAACCGCTTCCGCCGCATGTGGCATTTCTACCTGTCCGTGTCCGCGGCCGTGTTCCGCAGCCGCCGCGACCAGCTCTGGCAGCTCACGCTGAGTCCACGCGGCGTGCTGGGCGGCTATCGCGTGCCACGCTGA
- a CDS encoding proline iminopeptidase-family hydrolase, whose protein sequence is MKARLLLLLVAGWLCCSLAMASQTPTLASYFDRNGHDDVLSGGVKQIEINTPKGKFHVWTKRVGNNPKLKVLLLHGGPGATHEYFEAFDSYFPAAGIEYYYYDQLGSAYSDQPKDDSLWTTDRFVDEVEQVRQALHLDKDNFCLLGHSWGGVLAIEYALKYPQHLKCLVISNMMDSIPAYNAYARDVIEPAMDPKQLAEVKQMEASGHTDDPRYMAILTPMHYEQHVLRMPQAQWPDPVNRAFAHMNEHVYALMQGPSELGASGRLEHWDRSKDLHEITVPTLVIGAQYDTMDPRYMKAMAAKLPRGRFLLCAKGSHMAMYDDQQTYFSGLTRFLLAVENQPAASH, encoded by the coding sequence ATGAAAGCACGACTGCTTTTGCTGCTCGTCGCCGGCTGGCTGTGCTGCAGCCTGGCCATGGCCTCACAGACACCGACGCTGGCTTCCTATTTCGACCGCAACGGACACGACGACGTGCTCAGCGGCGGCGTGAAGCAGATCGAAATCAACACGCCCAAGGGCAAGTTCCACGTCTGGACCAAGCGGGTGGGCAACAACCCGAAGCTCAAGGTGTTGCTGCTGCACGGCGGCCCCGGCGCCACGCATGAATACTTCGAAGCCTTCGACAGCTATTTCCCGGCCGCCGGCATCGAGTACTACTACTACGACCAGCTCGGCTCGGCCTACAGCGACCAGCCCAAGGACGACTCGCTGTGGACCACCGACCGCTTCGTCGACGAGGTGGAACAGGTGCGCCAGGCGCTGCACCTGGACAAGGACAACTTCTGCCTGCTCGGCCATTCATGGGGCGGCGTTCTCGCCATCGAGTACGCGCTGAAGTACCCGCAGCACCTCAAGTGCCTGGTGATTTCCAACATGATGGATTCGATTCCCGCGTACAACGCCTATGCGCGCGACGTGATCGAACCGGCGATGGATCCAAAGCAGCTGGCCGAAGTGAAGCAGATGGAGGCCAGCGGCCACACCGACGACCCGCGCTACATGGCCATCCTCACGCCCATGCATTACGAACAGCACGTGCTGCGCATGCCGCAGGCGCAGTGGCCCGATCCGGTCAATCGCGCCTTTGCGCACATGAACGAGCACGTGTACGCCTTGATGCAAGGCCCCAGTGAGCTGGGTGCGAGCGGCCGCCTGGAACACTGGGACCGCAGCAAGGACCTGCACGAGATCACCGTGCCGACCCTGGTGATCGGCGCGCAGTACGACACCATGGACCCGCGCTACATGAAGGCCATGGCCGCGAAATTGCCGCGTGGCCGGTTCCTGCTGTGCGCCAAGGGCAGCCACATGGCGATGTACGATGACCAGCAAACCTATTTCAGCGGCCTGACGCGCTTCCTGCTCGCCGTGGAGAACCAGCCGGCCGCCTCGCACTGA
- a CDS encoding TraB/GumN family protein, with amino-acid sequence MNLLARFAAALVLNLLLVATAFAEPGLWVVRRGEATIYLFGTVHLLPSDTNWRSPALDKALAESQRLSIEIVDDDSPAMQALVMQHGVDFGHPLSTKLDDRDMRRLEKAAEEAKVPGGVAALQPMRPWLAALTLTVAPLVQAGMDPGQGVDKQLKARMQQAGKPVDGLETSEKQIRMLADLPESMQLDFLRQSFKEVADGPAKLRELVDAWRRGDTDAIAKVEDEDLRKESPTLYQRLIVERNQAWANTIAERLKQPGVSFIAVGAGHLAGPDSVQAQLRKLGVESTRVRE; translated from the coding sequence GTGAACTTGCTCGCCCGTTTTGCCGCTGCCCTCGTCCTCAATCTGCTGCTGGTCGCCACGGCGTTCGCCGAGCCGGGCTTGTGGGTTGTGCGGCGCGGTGAGGCCACCATCTACCTCTTCGGCACCGTGCACCTGCTGCCATCGGACACGAACTGGCGTTCGCCCGCGCTGGACAAGGCATTGGCGGAAAGCCAGCGGCTGAGCATCGAGATTGTCGACGATGACAGCCCGGCGATGCAGGCGCTGGTGATGCAGCACGGCGTGGACTTCGGCCATCCGCTGTCGACGAAGCTCGACGATCGCGACATGCGCCGCCTCGAAAAGGCCGCCGAAGAGGCCAAGGTGCCGGGCGGCGTGGCCGCGCTGCAGCCGATGCGCCCGTGGCTGGCCGCGCTGACGCTCACCGTGGCGCCGCTGGTGCAGGCCGGCATGGACCCCGGCCAGGGCGTGGACAAGCAGCTCAAAGCTCGCATGCAGCAGGCTGGCAAGCCAGTCGATGGCCTGGAGACGTCCGAAAAGCAGATCCGCATGCTGGCCGACCTGCCCGAGTCGATGCAGCTGGATTTCCTGCGCCAGTCGTTCAAGGAAGTGGCCGACGGCCCAGCCAAGCTGCGCGAACTGGTCGACGCCTGGCGCCGCGGCGACACCGACGCCATCGCCAAGGTCGAGGACGAAGACCTCCGCAAGGAAAGCCCCACGCTGTACCAACGGCTGATCGTCGAGCGCAATCAGGCCTGGGCCAACACCATCGCCGAGCGCCTCAAGCAGCCCGGCGTGAGCTTCATCGCCGTGGGCGCCGGCCACCTGGCGGGCCCGGACAGCGTGCAGGCGCAGCTGCGCAAGCTGGGGGTCGAGAGCACGCGCGTCCGGGAGTAA